In Leptolyngbya sp. SIO1E4, one DNA window encodes the following:
- the gcvP gene encoding aminomethyl-transferring glycine dehydrogenase — translation MDIRVATPYLRRLSELLPSQIPSPLPLDAPAPAVAETPSIPHAGTQASPAINTPHTFVSRHIGPRQSGVQRMLAALGYDSLEALMAATIPAGIRSQTGLALGAGLSEQEALETLQAIAAKNQVWRSYLGLGYANTLTPPIIQRNVLENPGWYTQYTPYQPEIAQGRLEALLNFQTMVTDLTGLEIANASLLDEGTAAAEAMTLSFNVRKQKAVKAFWVSAACHPQTIDVVKTRALPLGIEVIVGDHQTINWETPIFGALLQYPATDGAIYDYSDFIANAHERRALVTVAADLLSLTLLKSPGELGADIAVGNTQRLGVPLGYGGPHAAYFATRNQYARKLPGRLVGVSKDGYGQPALRLALQTREQHIRRDSATSNICTAQVLLAVIASMYAVYHGPEGLRAIAQQIHHRATTLATALTQAGFSLGAEAYFDTVRVTVGDRQAAILARAAAQHMNLRTLDAETLIVALDETTTEQDVLDLVEIFTTARAVPELQTTPLSHHPLSRTTPYLTHPVFNTYHSETEMLRYLHRLQAKDLSLTTAMIPLGSCTMKLNATAEMVPVTWPEFGQLHPFAPVEQAQGYQQLFTDLETWLSDITGFAGVSLQPNAGAQGEYTGLLVIREYHRQRGDTHRTICLIPESAHGTNPASAVMAGMKVVAVKCDSEGNIDIDDLRAKAEKHADQLAALMVTYPSTHGVFEEGIREICDIIHAQGGQVYMDGANMNAQVGLCRPADFGADVCHLNLHKTFCIPHGGGGPGVGPIGVKAHLQPFLPGHSLVMGVGGAQAIGAVTSAPWGSASILPISWMYMAMMGASGLKQATEVAILNANYIAKRLEAHYDILYTGKQGLVAHECIVDLRPFRKSAGVTVEDVAKRLIDYGFHPPTMSWPVAGTLMVEPTESESQAELDRFCDAMIAIRAEIEAIALGQIDAENNPLKQAPHTAADLVSEWDRPYDRRQAVFPTPWTQAHKFWPAVNRIDQAYGDRNLMCSCLPMEAYSS, via the coding sequence ATGGATATTCGCGTTGCTACCCCTTATCTGAGGAGACTGTCGGAGTTGCTGCCCAGCCAAATCCCTAGCCCGTTGCCGTTAGATGCCCCCGCCCCTGCGGTTGCCGAAACACCCTCGATTCCCCATGCTGGCACCCAGGCCTCTCCAGCGATAAACACCCCACACACCTTTGTATCTCGGCACATTGGGCCTCGACAGAGTGGTGTCCAGAGGATGCTAGCAGCACTGGGCTACGACTCCTTAGAAGCGCTGATGGCCGCGACCATACCAGCAGGCATCCGTTCTCAAACAGGGCTGGCTTTAGGGGCGGGGCTGAGTGAACAAGAGGCGTTGGAAACGCTGCAGGCGATCGCGGCCAAAAACCAGGTGTGGCGTTCCTACTTAGGGTTGGGTTATGCCAATACCCTGACGCCCCCCATTATTCAGCGCAATGTGTTAGAAAACCCCGGCTGGTATACCCAGTACACGCCTTACCAGCCTGAAATTGCCCAGGGTCGCTTAGAAGCGCTGCTGAATTTTCAGACGATGGTGACAGATTTGACCGGGCTGGAAATCGCGAATGCGTCCCTGCTGGATGAGGGAACTGCCGCTGCAGAGGCCATGACCCTCAGCTTTAATGTGCGCAAGCAAAAAGCCGTCAAGGCTTTCTGGGTGTCAGCCGCCTGTCATCCACAAACCATTGATGTGGTCAAAACCCGCGCCCTCCCCCTTGGTATCGAGGTGATTGTGGGTGACCACCAGACTATCAATTGGGAGACACCAATCTTTGGGGCGCTGCTGCAATATCCCGCCACCGATGGTGCTATCTACGACTACAGTGACTTTATTGCCAACGCCCATGAGCGTCGTGCTTTGGTGACGGTCGCGGCAGACCTGTTGAGCTTGACGCTGCTGAAATCTCCTGGGGAGTTGGGGGCCGATATTGCCGTGGGGAATACCCAGCGCTTGGGAGTGCCCCTGGGATACGGTGGGCCTCATGCCGCTTACTTCGCCACCCGCAATCAGTACGCGCGGAAACTGCCGGGGCGGCTGGTGGGTGTGTCTAAAGATGGTTACGGTCAGCCCGCTTTGCGCCTTGCACTGCAAACCCGTGAGCAGCATATTCGACGGGATTCTGCCACCAGCAATATCTGTACCGCACAGGTGTTGTTAGCGGTGATCGCCAGCATGTACGCGGTCTATCATGGCCCGGAGGGCTTACGGGCGATCGCGCAACAAATTCATCACCGAGCGACGACCTTGGCAACCGCGCTAACCCAAGCCGGTTTCTCCTTGGGGGCAGAGGCGTATTTCGATACCGTGCGGGTGACCGTGGGCGATCGCCAAGCGGCCATCCTGGCAAGAGCAGCTGCCCAGCATATGAATCTCCGAACTCTGGACGCAGAGACGCTGATTGTTGCCCTGGATGAAACGACCACCGAGCAAGATGTACTGGATCTGGTAGAAATTTTCACCACTGCCAGGGCGGTGCCCGAGCTTCAGACGACGCCTTTGAGCCACCATCCCCTGAGCCGCACAACGCCGTACCTGACGCACCCCGTCTTCAATACCTATCACTCCGAGACCGAGATGTTGCGGTACCTGCATCGCCTCCAAGCCAAGGACTTGTCCCTCACCACAGCGATGATTCCCCTGGGGTCTTGCACCATGAAGCTCAACGCCACAGCAGAAATGGTGCCTGTGACATGGCCAGAGTTTGGGCAACTGCATCCCTTTGCCCCGGTAGAACAGGCCCAGGGCTATCAGCAGTTATTTACCGACCTAGAGACCTGGCTATCAGACATTACCGGGTTTGCGGGAGTTTCCCTGCAGCCTAACGCGGGAGCCCAGGGAGAATATACCGGTCTGTTGGTGATTCGCGAATACCATCGTCAGCGCGGCGATACCCACCGCACCATCTGCCTCATTCCTGAATCAGCCCACGGCACCAACCCTGCTAGTGCGGTCATGGCGGGAATGAAGGTGGTCGCGGTGAAATGCGACAGTGAAGGCAATATCGATATCGACGATCTGCGAGCCAAGGCAGAAAAACATGCCGATCAATTAGCGGCGCTGATGGTGACCTATCCCTCTACCCATGGCGTCTTTGAAGAAGGCATTCGCGAAATTTGCGACATCATCCATGCCCAGGGCGGTCAGGTTTATATGGATGGGGCCAATATGAATGCCCAGGTCGGGCTCTGTCGCCCCGCTGATTTTGGGGCCGATGTCTGTCACCTGAACTTACACAAAACCTTCTGCATCCCTCACGGAGGGGGTGGCCCTGGCGTCGGGCCAATTGGGGTGAAGGCTCACCTGCAGCCGTTTCTACCGGGCCATAGCTTGGTGATGGGTGTGGGCGGAGCTCAGGCCATTGGGGCTGTGACCTCTGCCCCCTGGGGCAGCGCCAGCATTCTGCCAATTTCCTGGATGTACATGGCGATGATGGGGGCGTCAGGGCTTAAACAGGCCACAGAAGTCGCGATTCTCAACGCCAACTACATTGCCAAGCGCCTGGAAGCCCACTACGACATTCTTTATACCGGGAAGCAGGGGCTGGTGGCCCACGAGTGCATTGTGGATTTGCGCCCCTTTCGTAAATCAGCCGGGGTCACGGTGGAAGATGTAGCCAAGCGCCTAATTGATTACGGATTCCATCCGCCAACAATGTCTTGGCCGGTGGCTGGCACCCTGATGGTGGAGCCCACGGAGAGTGAATCTCAGGCAGAACTGGATCGCTTTTGTGATGCCATGATCGCCATCCGGGCTGAAATTGAAGCGATCGCGCTCGGCCAGATCGATGCTGAGAATAACCCCCTCAAACAGGCTCCCCATACGGCCGCAGACCTAGTCTCAGAGTGGGATCGCCCTTACGATCGCCGCCAGGCTGTTTTTCCCACCCCTTGGACTCAGGCCCACAAGTTTTGGCCAGCGGTGAATCGCATTGATCAGGCCTATGGCGATCGCAACCTGATGTGCTCTTGCCTGCCCATGGAGGCATACAGCAGTTAG
- a CDS encoding response regulator has product MVIDPQKMLLVEDDPHDIELLQLALRDLSDIRTLDILNDGEQAVLYLLGSAAQAPVSELPCFILMDLKLPKLSGIEVLRAIRNHPSTQQLPVVIMTSSAEEQDRRDCYNLGVNSYVVKPLDFQRFREFVQQIGKYWMTVNTPPNILAT; this is encoded by the coding sequence ATGGTTATTGATCCGCAAAAAATGCTGCTGGTTGAAGATGATCCTCACGATATCGAGCTCTTGCAGCTAGCGCTTCGCGATCTGAGCGATATTCGCACCTTAGACATTCTGAATGATGGAGAGCAAGCAGTCCTTTATCTGTTGGGGTCTGCTGCTCAGGCCCCTGTGAGTGAACTACCCTGCTTTATTCTCATGGATCTTAAGCTTCCGAAACTCTCTGGTATCGAAGTGCTTAGGGCAATTCGCAACCATCCGTCTACACAACAGTTACCTGTCGTGATTATGACGTCATCAGCAGAGGAGCAGGATCGGAGAGATTGCTACAATCTAGGTGTTAATAGCTACGTTGTTAAACCCTTGGATTTTCAAAGATTTCGAGAATTTGTTCAGCAAATTGGAAAATATTGGATGACGGTTAATACCCCTCCTAATATCTTGGCAACATAG
- a CDS encoding EAL domain-containing protein, translating into MPNLVKRDLSHNQPVAPTLKLLIVEDVQEDVELIALSLDATEFNFHYETADSLEECRVLLARQTFSAILADYRLPGLQAPQLFQLVNQLQPNTPFILVTGNLGEEAAVECIKSGMTDYVLKDRLYRLPTVLKRALDEAELKRQQQAAIAQIEEQAWRESILNRILQAIRGTLVLEEVLQTTVNQLQVALEVDRCLVVQPNPEQQALLQYIEGVSEDVCSSLNTPDDLCLHFEEELRAGQQVIVHQSHSQRFQEIALFLERHRLRSILMAPLNYQQEYFGALMLHHARKHHVWTDTELSLVKAVADQCAIAIYQTNLYEQAQHELEQRRRIEDQLRYDAFHDGLTGLPNRALFLDRLNHALQIAHRHQERETSTSSRKFAVLFLDLDDFRIVNDSLGHDAGDFLLRVVANRLSRCLRAGDTLARTSGDEFALLLEDIAGIDDITEVVESLQNVLKRPITLESQEIFVSACIGIVINAPNYSEAAQFLRDADTAMYQAKAQGRGRYQVFNGSMHTQVKQRLQLENDLRRALDRKEFTLAYQPIIYLPTQKICGFEVLIRWCDPVHGVFSPEQFIPVAEQTGLIMPIGEWMLHQACIQWKKWLLRWPQKIAKCRVSVNLSAKQFAQPYLIEQIDDILRATGIHGHHLRLEITESALIESEITALETLQQLQDRNIQVVMDDFGTGYSSLSYLLRFPKDVLKIDKSFVSHLENNPDNQEIIKTIIALGSNLGLDIVGEGIETEHQAQFLLAQGCLFGQGYWFSAPLTSVAAEAKLEKQFSR; encoded by the coding sequence ATGCCGAACTTGGTCAAGCGTGATCTTAGTCACAATCAACCAGTAGCTCCTACGTTGAAGCTGCTGATCGTTGAAGATGTCCAGGAAGATGTGGAATTAATTGCGTTATCTCTCGATGCCACAGAGTTTAACTTTCACTATGAAACAGCTGATTCCCTGGAGGAGTGTCGAGTTCTGCTAGCGCGCCAAACTTTTAGTGCCATCTTGGCAGATTATCGGCTACCGGGTTTACAAGCCCCTCAACTGTTCCAGTTAGTGAATCAGCTGCAACCCAATACTCCGTTTATTTTAGTCACTGGCAATTTAGGTGAGGAGGCGGCAGTTGAGTGCATCAAATCTGGAATGACAGATTATGTCTTAAAAGACCGCCTCTATCGGCTTCCGACAGTCCTCAAGCGAGCTTTAGATGAGGCTGAGCTTAAGCGTCAACAACAGGCTGCGATCGCGCAAATTGAGGAGCAAGCGTGGCGAGAATCCATCCTCAATCGTATCTTGCAGGCTATTCGTGGAACGCTTGTGCTTGAGGAAGTCTTGCAGACCACTGTGAATCAGCTACAAGTCGCCCTGGAGGTTGATCGGTGTTTGGTGGTACAGCCTAATCCTGAGCAACAAGCCCTTTTGCAATACATAGAAGGGGTATCAGAGGATGTCTGTTCTTCATTGAACACCCCGGATGACCTATGCCTTCATTTTGAAGAAGAGCTGAGAGCGGGTCAGCAGGTGATTGTGCACCAGTCTCATAGCCAACGCTTTCAAGAAATCGCACTTTTTTTAGAAAGACATCGGTTGCGTTCTATCTTGATGGCCCCCCTCAATTACCAGCAAGAATATTTTGGGGCGCTGATGCTACATCATGCCCGCAAACACCATGTTTGGACAGATACTGAGCTTTCCCTTGTCAAAGCGGTTGCCGACCAATGTGCGATCGCGATCTACCAAACGAACCTGTACGAACAAGCTCAACACGAACTCGAACAACGCCGCCGGATCGAAGATCAGCTGCGGTACGACGCTTTCCATGATGGGCTCACTGGGCTCCCCAATCGTGCCCTGTTTTTAGATCGACTCAACCATGCTTTACAAATTGCCCATCGGCATCAAGAAAGAGAAACCAGCACTTCCTCTCGTAAATTTGCAGTTTTGTTTCTCGATCTAGATGATTTCCGCATCGTTAACGATAGTTTGGGTCATGATGCTGGCGATTTTTTGCTGCGAGTGGTGGCCAATCGCCTCAGTCGCTGCCTACGTGCTGGTGACACCTTAGCCCGTACCAGCGGTGATGAGTTTGCCCTCTTACTGGAGGATATTGCGGGCATCGACGACATCACTGAAGTCGTCGAAAGTCTCCAGAATGTTCTGAAGCGCCCCATCACTCTAGAATCCCAAGAAATTTTTGTCAGCGCCTGCATCGGTATTGTGATTAATGCCCCCAATTACAGCGAGGCCGCTCAGTTTTTACGCGATGCTGACACAGCCATGTATCAGGCTAAAGCCCAGGGGCGAGGGCGGTACCAGGTCTTCAACGGCTCGATGCATACCCAAGTTAAACAGCGCCTACAGCTAGAAAATGACCTGCGGCGCGCCCTTGATCGCAAAGAGTTTACCCTAGCTTACCAACCCATTATTTATTTGCCTACGCAAAAAATTTGCGGATTTGAAGTGTTAATCCGCTGGTGTGACCCCGTTCACGGCGTTTTTTCCCCTGAACAATTTATTCCTGTGGCGGAACAAACAGGGCTGATCATGCCTATCGGTGAGTGGATGTTGCATCAAGCCTGTATACAGTGGAAAAAATGGTTGCTGCGCTGGCCCCAGAAAATCGCGAAGTGCCGGGTTAGCGTTAATTTATCTGCCAAGCAATTTGCTCAACCTTATCTCATTGAACAAATTGATGATATTCTTCGGGCAACCGGCATTCATGGTCACCATTTAAGGCTGGAAATTACCGAAAGCGCCTTGATTGAAAGTGAAATTACGGCGCTAGAGACCTTACAACAGCTTCAGGATAGAAATATCCAAGTCGTCATGGATGATTTTGGAACAGGTTACTCCTCTCTGAGTTATCTGCTGCGTTTTCCTAAAGATGTCTTGAAGATTGATAAGTCATTCGTGTCGCATTTGGAAAACAATCCGGATAACCAGGAGATCATCAAAACGATCATTGCATTGGGCAGTAACTTAGGCCTTGACATTGTGGGTGAAGGGATTGAGACAGAGCATCAGGCTCAATTCTTGTTGGCACAAGGCTGTTTATTTGGTCAGGGATATTGGTTTTCTGCCCCGCTGACCAGTGTCGCTGCCGAAGCAAAATTAGAGAAGCAGTTTAGCCGATAA